The Streptomyces sp. NBC_00670 genome window below encodes:
- the pgeF gene encoding peptidoglycan editing factor PgeF, which produces MIGPLDAPDPSGAHFAFTDRWGGVSAAPYEELNLGGAVGDDGDAVRTNRELAAKSLRIAPGAVVWMNQVHGADVAVVDGPWESGTAELPAVDALVTTRRGLALAVLTADCVPVLLADPVAGVAAAAHAGRPGMVAGVVPAAVRAMTALGADPARITARTGPAVCGRCYEVPEAMRAEVAAVEPAAHAETSWGTPALDVAAGVHAQLERLGVHDRVRSPVCTRESQDHFSYRRDRTTGRLAGYVWLD; this is translated from the coding sequence GTGATAGGCCCCCTCGACGCTCCCGACCCGAGTGGCGCGCACTTCGCCTTCACCGACCGGTGGGGCGGGGTGAGCGCCGCTCCGTACGAGGAGCTCAACCTCGGCGGCGCGGTCGGTGACGACGGCGACGCCGTGCGCACCAACCGCGAACTCGCCGCGAAGTCCCTGAGGATCGCCCCCGGCGCCGTCGTCTGGATGAACCAGGTGCACGGCGCCGACGTGGCCGTCGTCGACGGACCCTGGGAGAGCGGCACCGCCGAACTTCCCGCCGTGGACGCCCTGGTCACCACCCGCCGCGGCCTCGCCCTCGCCGTCCTCACCGCCGACTGCGTGCCCGTCCTGCTCGCCGACCCCGTCGCCGGGGTCGCCGCCGCCGCGCACGCCGGACGGCCCGGCATGGTCGCCGGTGTCGTCCCCGCCGCCGTGCGCGCGATGACCGCACTCGGCGCCGACCCGGCCCGGATCACCGCCCGCACCGGCCCCGCCGTCTGCGGCCGCTGCTACGAAGTGCCCGAGGCCATGCGCGCCGAGGTCGCCGCCGTCGAGCCGGCGGCGCACGCCGAGACGAGTTGGGGTACGCCGGCGCTCGACGTGGCCGCCGGAGTGCACGCCCAGCTCGAACGCCTCGGTGTGCACGACCGGGTGCGCTCCCCGGTGTGCACCCGGGAGTCGCAGGACCACTTCTCCTACCGCCGCGACCGCACCACCGGGCGGCTCGCCGGCTATGTCTGGCTGGACTGA
- the ftsZ gene encoding cell division protein FtsZ, with translation MAAPQNYLAVIKVIGVGGGGVNAINRMIEVGLKGVEFIAINTDAQALLMSDADVKLDVGRELTRGLGAGANPAVGRKAAEDHREEIEEVLKGADMVFVTAGEGGGTGTGGAPVVANIARSLGALTIGVVTRPFTFEGRRRANQAEDGIAELREEVDTLIVIPNDRLLSISDRQVSVLDAFKSADQVLLSGVQGITDLITTPGLINLDFADVKSVMSEAGSALMGIGSARGDDRAVAAAEMAISSPLLEASIDGARGVLLSISGGSDLGLFEINEAAQLVSEAAHPEANIIFGAVIDDALGDEVRVTVIAAGFDGGQPPSKRDTVLGSASAKREEPAPVRQAESRPSFGSLGSVTPKEAAPEPAPEPVNDLPAGPPVPPSRTYSDSAAEELDVPDFLK, from the coding sequence GTGGCAGCACCGCAGAACTACCTCGCAGTCATCAAAGTCATCGGTGTCGGCGGCGGTGGTGTCAATGCCATCAACCGGATGATCGAGGTCGGTCTCAAGGGCGTCGAGTTCATCGCCATCAACACCGACGCACAGGCGCTGTTGATGAGCGACGCCGACGTCAAGCTCGATGTCGGCCGCGAACTCACCCGCGGACTCGGCGCCGGAGCCAACCCGGCCGTCGGCCGCAAGGCCGCGGAGGACCACCGCGAGGAGATCGAGGAGGTCCTCAAGGGGGCCGACATGGTCTTCGTGACAGCCGGTGAAGGCGGCGGCACCGGCACCGGCGGGGCACCCGTCGTGGCCAACATCGCCCGCTCCCTCGGCGCCCTCACCATCGGTGTGGTCACGCGCCCGTTCACCTTCGAGGGACGGCGCCGCGCCAACCAGGCCGAGGACGGCATCGCCGAGCTCCGCGAAGAGGTCGACACCCTCATCGTCATCCCCAACGACCGTCTGCTGTCCATCTCGGACCGCCAGGTCTCGGTCCTGGACGCCTTCAAGTCGGCCGACCAGGTCCTGCTCTCCGGTGTCCAGGGCATCACCGACCTGATCACCACCCCCGGCCTGATCAACCTCGACTTCGCCGACGTCAAGTCCGTCATGTCCGAGGCCGGTTCGGCGCTCATGGGCATCGGCTCGGCCCGCGGTGACGACCGCGCGGTGGCGGCGGCCGAGATGGCGATCTCCTCGCCGCTGCTCGAGGCCTCCATCGACGGCGCCCGGGGCGTGCTGCTCTCCATCTCCGGCGGCTCCGACCTCGGCCTGTTCGAGATCAACGAGGCCGCCCAGCTGGTCAGCGAGGCCGCGCACCCCGAGGCCAACATCATCTTCGGCGCCGTCATCGACGACGCGCTCGGCGACGAGGTGCGGGTCACCGTCATCGCCGCCGGGTTCGACGGCGGTCAGCCGCCGTCCAAGCGGGACACCGTCCTCGGCTCGGCCTCGGCCAAGCGCGAGGAGCCGGCGCCGGTACGGCAGGCGGAGAGCCGCCCGTCCTTCGGCTCGCTCGGCAGCGTCACCCCCAAGGAGGCCGCGCCCGAGCCCGCCCCGGAGCCGGTCAACGACCTCCCGGCCGGCCCGCCGGTGCCGCCGTCGCGGACGTACTCGGACAGCGCCGCCGAGGAACTGGACGTTCCGGACTTCCTCAAGTGA
- a CDS encoding cell division protein FtsQ/DivIB, which produces MAGPTTAERGERQQPKKSGPPRPPLRRRLPRRRTLVLLAVAAVVLGTGLGWLLYGSPWLRAEHVSVSGTRVLTADQVRTTARVPLGDALLSVDTNAIEARLREELPRIDTVDVSRSWPHGITLNVTERVPVLVIEKTGATEKQGDNQKDNKARKYVEVDKKGVRFATVSRIPDGAPLLELTVARGASARRFPAERLTRAAVDVARDLPAAVARTTRTVTVRSYDSVTLELGGGRTVLWGSAEQGRAKARTLTALMKAAPRARHFDVSVPTAPASSGS; this is translated from the coding sequence GTGGCCGGACCCACCACCGCCGAACGCGGCGAACGGCAGCAGCCGAAGAAGTCCGGCCCGCCCCGGCCGCCCCTGCGGCGGCGGCTGCCCCGCCGCCGCACCCTCGTCCTGCTCGCCGTGGCCGCGGTGGTCCTCGGCACCGGCCTCGGCTGGCTCCTCTACGGCTCCCCGTGGCTGCGCGCCGAGCACGTCTCCGTCTCCGGCACCCGGGTGCTCACCGCGGACCAGGTGCGCACGACGGCCCGGGTGCCGCTCGGCGACGCCCTGCTGTCCGTCGACACGAACGCGATCGAGGCGCGGCTGCGCGAGGAACTGCCCCGTATCGACACCGTCGACGTCTCCCGTTCCTGGCCGCACGGAATCACCCTGAACGTCACGGAGCGTGTCCCGGTTCTCGTGATCGAGAAAACCGGCGCAACGGAAAAGCAGGGCGACAACCAAAAAGATAATAAAGCGCGAAAATATGTCGAAGTGGACAAAAAGGGTGTGCGCTTCGCCACTGTCTCCCGCATTCCCGACGGCGCCCCGCTGCTGGAATTGACCGTGGCCCGCGGCGCCTCCGCCCGCCGCTTCCCCGCCGAGCGGCTGACGCGCGCGGCGGTGGACGTCGCCCGCGACCTCCCGGCCGCCGTGGCCCGCACCACCCGTACCGTCACGGTCCGCTCCTACGACTCCGTCACGCTGGAGTTGGGCGGCGGCCGTACCGTGCTGTGGGGCAGCGCCGAGCAGGGGCGCGCGAAGGCCCGTACCCTCACCGCGCTCATGAAAGCGGCACCGCGCGCACGCCACTTCGACGTGAGCGTCCCCACCGCCCCGGCGTCATCGGGGAGTTGA
- the murG gene encoding undecaprenyldiphospho-muramoylpentapeptide beta-N-acetylglucosaminyltransferase, with translation MHVVLAGGGTAGHIEPALALADALRRQDPTVGITALGTERGLETRLVPERGYELALIPAVPLPRRPTPELITVPGRLRGTIKAAEQVLERTKADAVAGFGGYVALPAYLAAKRLGVPIVIHEANARPGLANKIGSRYAAQVAVSTPDSKLRGARYIGIPLRRTIATLDRAAVRPEARAAFGLDPNLPTLLVSGGSQGARRLNEVVQQVAPWLQQAGIQILHAVGPKNELPQVQQMPGMPPYIPVSYLDRMDLAYAAADMMLCRAGAMTVAELSAVGLPAAYVPLPIGNGEQRLNAQPLVKAGGGLLVDDAELTPDWVRDNVLPVLANPHRLYEMSRAAGEFGRRDADELLVGMVYEAIASRR, from the coding sequence GTGCATGTCGTCCTCGCCGGTGGAGGGACCGCCGGCCACATCGAGCCCGCGCTCGCCCTCGCGGACGCCCTGCGCAGGCAGGACCCGACCGTGGGGATCACGGCCCTGGGCACGGAGCGCGGACTCGAGACACGTCTCGTTCCCGAACGTGGCTACGAACTCGCGCTGATCCCCGCCGTCCCGCTGCCGCGCAGGCCCACTCCCGAGCTGATCACGGTCCCGGGCCGGCTGCGCGGCACGATCAAGGCGGCCGAGCAGGTCCTGGAGCGCACCAAGGCCGACGCCGTGGCCGGGTTCGGCGGTTACGTGGCGCTGCCCGCCTATCTGGCCGCCAAGCGGCTCGGCGTGCCCATCGTGATCCACGAGGCCAACGCCCGTCCGGGCCTGGCCAACAAGATCGGCTCGCGGTACGCGGCCCAGGTCGCCGTCTCCACCCCGGACAGCAAGCTGCGCGGCGCCCGGTACATCGGCATCCCGCTGCGCCGCACCATCGCCACCCTTGACCGGGCCGCCGTGCGCCCCGAGGCCCGGGCCGCGTTCGGGCTCGACCCCAACCTGCCGACGCTGCTGGTCTCCGGCGGTTCGCAGGGCGCCCGGCGGCTGAACGAGGTCGTCCAGCAGGTCGCCCCCTGGCTCCAGCAGGCCGGCATCCAGATCCTGCACGCCGTCGGCCCGAAGAACGAACTGCCGCAGGTGCAGCAGATGCCGGGGATGCCCCCCTACATCCCGGTAAGTTACCTGGACCGGATGGACCTCGCGTACGCCGCGGCCGACATGATGCTCTGCCGCGCGGGCGCGATGACCGTCGCCGAACTCTCCGCCGTCGGGCTCCCGGCCGCCTACGTCCCGCTGCCCATCGGCAACGGCGAACAGCGGCTGAACGCCCAGCCGTTGGTCAAGGCCGGCGGCGGACTGCTGGTCGACGACGCGGAACTGACCCCCGACTGGGTCCGGGACAACGTCCTGCCCGTGCTCGCCAACCCGCACCGGCTGTACGAGATGTCGCGCGCGGCCGGTGAGTTCGGCCGCCGGGACGCCGACGAACTGCTCGTCGGCATGGTGTACGAGGCGATCGCCTCGCGCCGTTAG
- the ftsW gene encoding putative lipid II flippase FtsW, whose translation MSGSRTAPRPPGRRPPASAVRPPGNSALHRLHARARKAWDRPLTAYYLILGSSLLITGLGLVMVYSASQITALQMSLSGSYFFRKQFLAAVIGTGLLLAASRMPVRLHRALAYPILAGSVFLMMLVQVPGIGVAVNGNKNWISLGGSFQIQPSEFGKLALVLWGADLLARKQDKRLLTQWKHMLVPLVPAAGLLLGLIMLGGDMGTAIILTAILFGLLWLAGAPTRMFAGVLGIAALIGTVLIRTSPNRMARLGCLGATDPGPDDSCWQAVHGIYALASGGLFGSGLGASVEKWGQLPEAHTDFIFAITGEELGLAGTLSVLALFAALGYAGIRVAGRTEDPFVRYAAGGVTTWITAQAVINVGAVLGLLPIAGVPLPLFSYGGSALLPTMFAIGLLIAFARDDPAARAALAMRQPRFGRKRAGGPRAARRWNTMRRRAPGARSSGER comes from the coding sequence ATGTCCGGTAGCCGCACCGCGCCCCGCCCGCCCGGCAGGAGACCCCCGGCCTCCGCCGTCCGGCCCCCCGGCAACTCGGCCCTGCACCGTCTGCACGCGCGGGCGCGCAAGGCGTGGGACCGGCCGCTCACCGCCTACTACCTGATCCTCGGCAGCAGTCTGCTGATCACCGGGCTCGGTCTGGTGATGGTCTACTCGGCCTCCCAGATCACCGCGCTGCAGATGTCGCTGTCGGGCTCGTACTTCTTCCGCAAGCAGTTCCTGGCCGCCGTGATCGGCACGGGGCTGCTGCTCGCCGCCTCCCGGATGCCGGTACGGCTGCACCGCGCGCTGGCCTACCCCATCCTGGCCGGCTCGGTCTTCCTGATGATGCTCGTGCAGGTGCCGGGGATAGGGGTCGCGGTCAACGGCAACAAGAACTGGATCTCGCTCGGCGGCTCCTTCCAGATCCAGCCCAGCGAGTTCGGCAAGCTCGCGCTGGTGCTGTGGGGCGCCGACCTGCTCGCCCGCAAACAGGACAAACGGCTGCTGACCCAGTGGAAGCACATGCTGGTGCCGCTGGTCCCCGCGGCCGGACTGCTGCTCGGACTGATCATGCTCGGCGGCGACATGGGCACCGCGATCATCCTCACCGCGATCCTGTTCGGGCTGCTCTGGCTGGCCGGGGCGCCGACCCGGATGTTCGCCGGCGTGCTCGGCATCGCCGCGCTCATCGGCACCGTCCTGATCAGGACCAGCCCCAACCGCATGGCCCGGCTCGGCTGCCTGGGCGCCACCGACCCGGGCCCCGACGACTCCTGCTGGCAGGCGGTGCACGGCATCTACGCGCTCGCCTCCGGCGGACTGTTCGGTTCCGGGCTCGGCGCGAGCGTGGAGAAATGGGGGCAACTGCCCGAAGCCCACACCGACTTCATCTTCGCCATCACCGGTGAGGAACTGGGCCTGGCGGGCACACTGTCGGTGCTCGCCCTGTTCGCGGCTCTAGGCTATGCGGGTATCCGCGTGGCCGGACGCACGGAGGACCCCTTCGTGAGGTATGCCGCGGGAGGCGTGACCACCTGGATCACCGCGCAGGCGGTGATCAACGTCGGTGCGGTGCTCGGTCTGCTGCCGATCGCCGGTGTCCCGCTCCCGCTGTTCTCCTACGGAGGGTCCGCCCTGCTGCCGACCATGTTCGCCATCGGGTTGCTGATCGCCTTCGCGCGCGACGACCCCGCTGCGCGGGCGGCGCTCGCCATGCGGCAACCTCGCTTTGGTAGAAAGCGGGCTGGAGGCCCTCGGGCCGCCAGGAGATGGAACACGATGCGACGGCGCGCCCCTGGGGCGCGTTCGTCCGGAGAGCGGTGA
- the murD gene encoding UDP-N-acetylmuramoyl-L-alanine--D-glutamate ligase translates to MGGRQVTSGGIQGAAAAHEFAGLRVTVAGLGVSGVSAARALAGLGAGVTVVDGGDSAAQREKAEALAADGITVRLGDAETLPEGTGLVVTSPGWKPSSPLFAAAAAAGIDVVGDVEIAWRLRGPGAAPWLAVTGTNGKTTTTQMLASILRAAGLRTAAVGNIGTPIVDVVLAGTDETGEPYDVLAVELSSYQLHWAPSLRMHSAAVLNLAPDHLDWHGSMEAYAADKGRIYEGNQVACVYNVADKATEDLVREADVEEGCRAVGFTLSAPGPSQLGVVDGLLVDRAFVENRQSNAQELAEVSDVRPPAPHNIANALAAAALARAYGVPAKAVRDGLRAFTPDAHRIAHVADVDGVAYVDDSKATNTHAAQASLAAYESIVWIAGGLAKGATFDELVAGAAGRLRGAVLIGADRALIREALARHAPEVPVVDLDRTDTGAMRAAVLRARELARPGDTVLLAPACASMDMFTNYNKRGDAFAEAVRELGSADG, encoded by the coding sequence ATGGGCGGCCGCCAAGTGACCTCCGGCGGGATCCAGGGGGCCGCCGCGGCCCACGAGTTCGCAGGGCTGCGCGTCACCGTCGCCGGCCTCGGTGTGAGTGGCGTCAGCGCCGCCCGCGCCCTGGCCGGCCTCGGCGCCGGGGTCACCGTCGTGGACGGCGGCGACTCGGCGGCACAGCGCGAGAAGGCCGAGGCCCTCGCGGCGGACGGCATCACCGTCCGCCTCGGCGACGCCGAGACCCTGCCCGAGGGCACCGGACTCGTCGTCACCTCGCCCGGCTGGAAGCCCTCCTCGCCGCTGTTCGCGGCGGCCGCCGCGGCCGGGATCGACGTCGTCGGCGACGTCGAGATCGCCTGGCGGCTGCGCGGCCCCGGCGCCGCCCCCTGGCTCGCCGTCACCGGCACCAACGGCAAGACCACCACCACGCAGATGCTCGCCTCGATCCTGCGGGCCGCGGGGCTGCGCACCGCCGCCGTCGGCAACATCGGCACCCCGATCGTCGACGTCGTCCTGGCCGGCACGGACGAGACCGGCGAGCCGTACGACGTGCTCGCCGTGGAACTCTCCAGCTACCAGCTGCACTGGGCCCCCTCGCTGCGCATGCACAGCGCCGCCGTCCTCAACCTCGCCCCCGACCACCTCGACTGGCACGGCTCCATGGAGGCCTACGCCGCCGACAAGGGGCGCATTTACGAAGGCAACCAGGTGGCGTGCGTCTACAACGTCGCCGACAAGGCCACCGAGGACCTGGTGCGCGAGGCCGACGTCGAGGAGGGCTGCCGCGCCGTCGGCTTCACCCTCTCCGCCCCGGGCCCCTCCCAACTCGGCGTCGTGGACGGCCTCCTGGTCGACCGCGCCTTCGTCGAGAACCGGCAGAGCAACGCGCAGGAGCTCGCCGAGGTCTCCGACGTGCGCCCCCCGGCCCCGCACAACATCGCCAACGCCCTTGCCGCGGCGGCCCTCGCGCGCGCCTACGGGGTGCCCGCGAAGGCCGTACGGGACGGGCTGCGCGCGTTCACCCCGGACGCGCACCGCATCGCGCACGTCGCCGACGTGGACGGAGTCGCCTACGTGGACGACTCCAAGGCCACCAACACCCATGCGGCACAGGCCTCGTTGGCGGCCTACGAGTCGATCGTGTGGATCGCGGGCGGGCTCGCCAAGGGCGCGACCTTCGACGAGCTGGTCGCGGGCGCGGCCGGCCGGCTGCGCGGCGCCGTGCTGATCGGCGCCGACCGCGCGCTGATCCGCGAGGCGCTGGCGCGACACGCCCCCGAAGTACCCGTGGTCGACCTCGACCGGACAGACACTGGGGCGATGCGCGCGGCGGTCCTTCGGGCGCGCGAGCTCGCGCGGCCGGGCGACACGGTACTGCTGGCGCCGGCCTGCGCGTCCATGGACATGTTCACCAACTACAACAAGCGCGGGGACGCGTTCGCGGAGGCCGTCCGCGAACTCGGTTCCGCGGACGGCTGA
- the mraY gene encoding phospho-N-acetylmuramoyl-pentapeptide-transferase, translating into MKQILFAGVIGLFLTLVGTPLLIKLLARKGYGQYIRDDGPREHASKRGTPTMGGIAFILATIVAYFLAKVITVYLDEDADASPSFSGLLVLGLMAGMGLVGFLDDYIKIVKRRSLGLRAKAKMAGQLIVGIAFAVLALQFPNLQGQTPASTKISFVQDFGWSIGPVLFVVWALFMILAMSNGVNLTDGLDGLATGASVMVFGAYTFVGVWQYQESCANAATLMNPQACYEVRDPLDLAVIASALMGACLGFLWWNTSPAKIFMGDTGSLALGGALAGLAICSRTELLIALLGGLFVLITMSVVIQVGSFRTTGRRVFRMAPLQHHFELKGWSEVLVVVRFWIIQGICVVVGLGLFYAGWAAAK; encoded by the coding sequence ATGAAGCAGATCCTGTTCGCGGGAGTCATTGGTCTGTTCCTGACCCTGGTCGGCACCCCGCTGCTGATCAAGCTGCTGGCCCGCAAGGGCTACGGCCAGTACATCCGCGACGACGGCCCGCGCGAGCACGCCAGCAAGCGCGGTACGCCGACGATGGGCGGCATCGCGTTCATCCTCGCCACGATCGTCGCGTACTTCCTGGCCAAGGTGATCACGGTCTACCTGGACGAGGACGCCGACGCCTCGCCGTCCTTCTCGGGCCTGCTGGTGCTGGGTCTGATGGCGGGGATGGGCCTGGTCGGGTTCCTGGACGACTACATCAAGATCGTCAAGCGGCGCTCGCTGGGCCTGCGGGCCAAGGCCAAGATGGCCGGACAGCTCATCGTCGGCATCGCCTTCGCGGTGCTCGCCCTGCAGTTCCCCAACCTGCAGGGGCAGACGCCGGCCTCCACCAAGATCTCCTTCGTGCAGGACTTCGGCTGGAGCATCGGCCCCGTCCTGTTCGTCGTCTGGGCCCTGTTCATGATCCTGGCGATGTCGAACGGCGTGAACCTGACGGACGGTCTGGACGGCCTGGCCACCGGCGCCTCGGTCATGGTCTTCGGCGCCTACACCTTCGTCGGCGTCTGGCAGTACCAGGAGTCGTGCGCCAACGCCGCGACCCTGATGAACCCCCAGGCCTGCTACGAGGTGCGCGACCCGCTCGACCTCGCCGTCATCGCCTCCGCGCTGATGGGCGCCTGCCTCGGCTTCCTGTGGTGGAACACCTCGCCCGCCAAGATCTTCATGGGGGACACCGGTTCGCTGGCGCTCGGCGGCGCGCTCGCCGGCCTCGCGATCTGCTCCCGCACCGAGCTGCTGATCGCCCTGCTCGGCGGCCTGTTCGTGCTCATCACCATGTCGGTCGTCATCCAGGTCGGCTCCTTCCGCACCACCGGCCGACGGGTCTTCCGGATGGCGCCACTGCAGCACCACTTCGAACTCAAGGGGTGGTCCGAAGTCCTTGTCGTGGTCCGGTTCTGGATCATCCAGGGCATCTGCGTGGTCGTCGGACTCGGCCTCTTCTACGCGGGATGGGCGGCCGCCAAGTGA
- a CDS encoding UDP-N-acetylmuramoyl-tripeptide--D-alanyl-D-alanine ligase: protein MIALSLAEIAAVVGGQTHDIPDPSVMVTGPVVRDSREAVPGSLFAAFVGERVDGHDYARAVVEAGAAAVLGSRPVGVPAIVVDDVPRALGALAQHVVQRLGATLVALTGSAGKTSTKDLIAQVLRTKAPTVFTPGSLNNEIGLPLTALSATAETRFLVLEMGARGIGHIRYLTELTPPRIGLVLNVGSAHIGEFGGREQIAQAKGELVESLPPAEEGGVAVLNADDPYVKAMAARTTARVLLFGESDEADVRAENVTLTATGQPSFSLHTPSGCSDVTMRLYGEHHVSNALAAAAVAHELGMSAKEIATALSEAGSLSRWRMEVTERPDGVTIVNDAYNANPESMKAALRALAAMGRGRRTWAVLGRMAELGDEALAEHDAVGRLAVRLNVSKLVAVGGREASWLQLGAYNEGSWGEESVHVSDAQAAVDLLRSELRPGDVVLVKASRSVGLESVAQALLENGAEGEVAAR, encoded by the coding sequence GTGATCGCCCTCTCCCTCGCCGAGATCGCAGCAGTCGTCGGCGGGCAGACGCACGACATACCGGATCCGTCGGTCATGGTCACCGGACCCGTCGTCCGGGACTCCCGCGAGGCGGTGCCCGGCAGCCTGTTCGCCGCCTTCGTCGGCGAGCGCGTGGACGGCCACGACTACGCGCGGGCCGTCGTCGAGGCCGGTGCGGCGGCCGTACTGGGCTCCCGGCCCGTCGGCGTGCCCGCCATCGTCGTGGACGACGTGCCGCGGGCGCTGGGCGCCCTCGCCCAGCACGTCGTCCAGCGGCTCGGCGCCACCCTCGTCGCCCTCACCGGCTCGGCCGGAAAGACCAGCACCAAGGACCTCATCGCCCAGGTGCTGCGCACCAAGGCGCCCACGGTGTTCACGCCCGGCTCGCTCAACAACGAGATCGGACTGCCGCTGACCGCGCTCAGCGCCACCGCCGAGACCCGGTTCCTCGTCCTGGAGATGGGCGCCCGCGGCATCGGCCACATCCGCTACCTCACCGAGCTGACCCCGCCCCGGATCGGCCTCGTCCTGAACGTCGGCTCCGCCCACATCGGCGAGTTCGGCGGGCGCGAGCAGATCGCACAGGCGAAGGGCGAACTCGTCGAGAGCCTCCCGCCGGCCGAGGAGGGCGGCGTCGCCGTCCTCAACGCCGACGACCCCTACGTGAAGGCCATGGCCGCCCGCACCACGGCACGCGTACTGCTGTTCGGGGAGAGCGACGAAGCGGACGTACGCGCCGAGAACGTGACGCTCACGGCCACCGGACAGCCCTCGTTCAGCCTTCACACACCCTCCGGGTGCAGCGATGTGACGATGCGCCTGTACGGTGAGCACCACGTGTCGAACGCGCTCGCCGCGGCCGCCGTCGCCCATGAGCTGGGCATGTCCGCGAAAGAGATCGCCACCGCGCTCTCGGAGGCGGGCTCCCTCTCCCGCTGGCGCATGGAGGTCACCGAGCGCCCTGACGGCGTGACCATCGTCAACGACGCCTACAACGCGAACCCCGAGTCCATGAAGGCCGCGCTGCGCGCGCTGGCGGCCATGGGACGGGGGCGGCGGACCTGGGCGGTGCTCGGCAGGATGGCCGAGCTCGGGGACGAGGCGCTCGCCGAGCACGACGCGGTCGGGCGGCTGGCCGTCCGGCTCAACGTCAGCAAGCTCGTCGCGGTCGGGGGCAGGGAAGCGTCCTGGCTGCAACTGGGCGCATATAACGAGGGTTCGTGGGGTGAGGAGTCGGTGCACGTGTCCGACGCACAGGCGGCGGTCGACCTGTTGCGCAGCGAGTTGCGCCCGGGAGACGTCGTACTCGTGAAGGCGTCCCGGTCGGTCGGGCTCGAGAGCGTGGCCCAGGCGCTGCTCGAGAACGGTGCCGAGGGTGAGGTTGCCGCCCGATGA